From Trichomycterus rosablanca isolate fTriRos1 chromosome 27, fTriRos1.hap1, whole genome shotgun sequence, a single genomic window includes:
- the LOC134303961 gene encoding UDP-glucuronosyltransferase 1A1-like, with amino-acid sequence MVCLVVVMLVCSALAQRGATKERQTGRLLVVPMDGSHWTGLKAVAEEMGRRGHSVLVLIPEVSMRLDSGKHYSTKKFAVPYKKDLINKITAGITHQLSGTNEGLIERVSDHLNHIMTIMNFMLSTSESIFFNEELMEFLRKEEFDAVLTDPVMPTGAILAFNLSLPAVYMLRGMPCGMDAKATGCPDPPSYVPRFYTKHTDRMCFSERVVNTLVYFFEPVMCKLFCWQFEDVASRFMQRSVNLMEILNTAAVWLLRSDFTMEFPKPLAPNMVLIGGLNCAVSSPLEPDLLKFVEEAEHGIIVFSLGTLVPKIPEEKAAIFFQAFSRIPQRVLWRYTGKYSEKVPDNVKLMNWIPQNDLLGHPNTRAFITHGGTHGIYEGICHGVPMLMMPLFGDQGDNVHRTVSRGVGVALNFYNITVDVLLDALHDVINNSSYKERMMKLSALHNDRPVQPLDLAVYWTEYVMRHKSTDHLRLAGHDLYWFQYHSLDVIAFLLVVVVIVITAMIKCCAVSLRCCRKLQKRKQE; translated from the exons ATGGTGTGTTTGGTTGTTGTTATGTTGGTGTGTTCAGCTTTGGCTCAGAGAGGTGCTACTAAAGAGA GACAAACCGGCAGGTTGCTTGTGGTGCCGATGGATGGTAGTCATTGGACAGGGTTGAAGGCGGTGGCAGAGGAAATGGGTCGCAGAGGCCACTCTGTGCTGGTGCTGATACCAGAAGTCAGCATGCGTTTGGACTCTGGGAAACATTACAGCACCAAAAAGTTTGCTGTGCCCTATAAGAAGGATCTAATCAACAAAATAACAGCAGGCATCACCCATCAACTGAGTGGCACTAATGAAGGTCTGATTGAGAGAGTCTCAGATCACCTAAACCACATCATGACCATAATGAACTTTATGCTTTCTACCTCTGAAAGTATATTTTTTAACGAGGAGCTGATGGAGTTCCTAAGGAAAGAGGAGTTCGATGCAGTACTGACAGACCCAGTAATGCCCACCGGCGCAATCCTTGCCTTCAATCTGTCTCTACCCGCGGTCTACATGCTTCGTGGGATGCCATGCGGGATGGACGCCAAAGCAACAGGCTGTCCCGACCCCCCATCCTACGTCCCCCGCTTTTATACCAAACACACCGACCGCATGTGCTTCAGCGAGCGGGTTGTGAACACGTTAGTGTATTTTTTTGAGCCCGTCATGTGTAAGCTGTTTTGCTGGCAGTTCGAGGACGTGGCGTCGCGGTTCATGCAGCGCAGTGTGAACCTGATGGAGATCCTGAACACGGCTGCGGTTTGGTTACTGAGGTCTGACTTCACCATGGAGTTCCCCAAACCGCTGGCACCCAACATGGTGTTAATCGGGGGATTGAACTGTGCTGTCAGCAGCCCTCTGGAGCCT gacTTGTTAAAGTTTGTAGAAGAAGCAGAACATGGAATTATTGTTTTCTCACTCGGCACTTTAGTGCCCAAGATACCCGAGGAGAAAGCTGCTATTTTCTTccaggcatttagcagaattCCTCAGAGG gttcTGTGGCGATACACAGGTAAATATTCAGAAAAAGTTCCTGATAATGTAAAGCTGATGAACTGGATTCCACAAAATGATCTGCTTG GTCACCCTAATACACGGGCATTCATCACTCACGGTGGCACACACGGCATCTACGAGGGAATCTGCCACGGCGTTCCGATGCTTATGATGCCACTCTTTGGCGATCAGGGTGATAACGTTCACCGAACGGTCTCTCGTGGAGTGGGCGTGGCCTTGAACTTTTACAATATCACAGTTGACGTGCTGTTAGATGCCCTTCATGACGTCATCAATAACAGCAG TTACAAAGAAAGAATGATGAAACTATCAGCTCTTCATAACGATCGTCCAGTACAGCCGCTGGATCTCGCAGTCTACTGGACAGAATACGTAATGAGGCATAAAAGTACAGACCATCTACGATTGGCTGGGCATGATCTTTATTGGTTCCAGTATCACAGTCTGGATGTTATTGCATTCCTGCTGGTCGTCGTGGTGATTGTTATAACAGCGATGATTAAATGTTGTGCAGTAAGTTTGAGATGCTGCAGGAAACTACAGAAGAGAAAACAGGAGTGA
- the LOC134304004 gene encoding protein PET117 homolog, mitochondrial, translating to MSTASKVVLGLSVVLTVSTVAGVHIKQNWDRQRLREGVLRDLERVEKKRENLEALKDQIRLTKELVAQRDQLEDPKPASDAQGS from the exons ATGTCTACAGCTTCTAAAGTAGTTCTGGGGTTATCAGTGGTTCTGACTGTCAGCACCGTGGCTGGAGTGCACATTAAACAGAACTGGGACAGACAG AGGTTGCGTGAGGGAGTTCTGAGAGATCTGGAACGTGTAGAAAAGAAGCGTGAAAACCTGGAAGCTCTGAAGGACCAAATTCGCCTTACCAAAGAGCTCGTGGCACAACGAGATCAGCTGGAAGACCCCAAACCAGCCAGTGACGCCCAGGGTTCCTGA
- the kat14 gene encoding cysteine-rich protein 2-binding protein yields MDGGEKRGLMAQDDEAMCTSASDGLEEGEVEGETLLIVESEDQASVDLSHDQSGDSLTSDPGEDTEGTWSEDTAFYCEKCRKWIPAAQLRGEQPSYLKGDNFFKFICSDCSDDSKESFERMRLTWQQVVMLAMYNLSLEGTGRQGYFRWKEDICAFISRHWTFLLGSRKKTSTWWSTVAGCLSVGSPTFFRSGAQEFGEPGWWKLVQNRPPTLRPEGDKPSTASLKHKAASKPPPDPTITVEGLRKRGARSAVESAMRLKEKRSRTQEAKEIRRAQREAVSAPLRPTGRPFVLERGEVVDFASMSSSDPTSPSPSPSPDFSAPGTPASHSATPSLLSEADLVPDVMPPQALFHDDEELDAECAIDPGSEYAPAIRGAVPTAFSRKKQELIKQEPESEDDADDGRDEGRKEKGERRKEKGEAPAVPNKPRYAHLSLYEERMLLRKLGACPQALAVTPQANRLRRKLLVRQAKRERGLPLLDVDQAVNAAISLVGGVYGAQVAASSGMGKFRMNSQDLRILDRFQVPASSRKDFYQSNVSFWHRLMGADACMDLEIKSPYTSRTLKPYIRRDYETKPLKIKLLAEIRAYPHRNDPTWVPKPDSPIDYCYVRPNHIPSVNSMCHDMFWPGVDLSECLQYPDFSVVVLYKKVIIGFGFMVPDVKYNEAYISFLLVHPEWRRAGIATFMIYHLIQTCMGKDVTLHVSASNPAMLLYQKFGFKAEEYILDFYDKYYPVDSKECRHAFLLRLRR; encoded by the exons ATGGACGGAGGGGAGAAGCGGGGTCTGATGGCGCAGGACGATGAGGCTATGTGCACATCAGCCTCTGATGGCTTGGAGGAGGGAGAGGTGGAAGGCGAGACCCTGCTTATCGTAGAGTCCGAGGACCAAGCGTCTGTGGATCTCTCGCACGACCAGAGCGGAGACTCGCTGACCAGCGACCCGGGCGAGGACACAGAGGGCACTTGGAGTGAGGACACGGCCTTTTACTGCGAAAAGTGCCGCAAGTGGATTCCTGCCG CTCAGCTTCGAGGAGAGCAGCCCAGCTATCTAAAAGGAGATAACTTCTTCAAgttcatctgctctgactgttCTGACGACAGCAAGGAGAGCTTCGAGAGGATGCGACTCACATGGCAGCAG GTGGTGATGCTGGCCATGTATAACTTGTCTTTAGAGGGAACTGGTCGGCAAGGCTATTTCCGCTGGAAGGAGGATATTTGTGCTTTTATCAGCCGACACTGGACATTTTTACTTGGCAGTAG GAAGAAGACATCAACATGGTGGAGCACAGTTGCTGGTTGTTTGTCCGTTGGCAGCCCGACCTTCTTCCGATCCGGAGCTCAGGAATTTGGCGAGCCTGGCTGGTGGAAGCTTGTGCAGAATCGTCCACCCACCCTCAGACCAGAAGGAGATAAACCCTCCACTGCATCTCTTAAACACAAAG CTGCATCCAAGCCACCACCAGACCCCACCATTACGGTGGAGGGGCTTCGCAAGCGCGGTGCCCGCAGCGCCGTAGAGAGCGCCATGCGGCTGAAAGAGAAGCGGTCCCGCACGCAGGAGGCCAAGGAGATCCGCAGGGCGCAGAGAGAGGCCGTCTCGGCCCCGCTCAGACCGACCGGCCGCCCATTCGTGCTGGAAAGGGGCGAGGTGGTGGACTTCGCTTCGATGAGCTCATCCGACCCGACGTCCCCTTCGCCATCGCCCTCGCCCGACTTCTCAGCCCCCGGCACACCCGCTTCGCACTCGGCTACACCCAGCTTGCTCTCTGAGGCCGACCTGGTACCTGACGTCATGCCCCCTCAGGCTCTGTTTCACG ATGATGAGGAACTAGACGCTGAATGTGCGATCGACCCAGGCAGCGAGTACGCCCCCGCAATCAGAGGCGCCGTGCCAACAGCCTTCTCCCGCAAAAAACAGGAGCTCATCAAGCAGGAGCCGGAGAGCGAGGACGACGCAGACGACGGCCGGGacgaaggaaggaaagaaaagggCGAGCGCAGAAAAGAAAAGGGCGAAGCACCAGCAGTGCCCAACAAACCCCGCTACGCCCACCTTAGCCTGTACGAGGAGCGCATGCTGCTCCGGAAGCTGGGGGCGTGCCCACAAGCGCTGGCGGTCACACCGCAGGCCAATCGGCTGCGGCGGAAGCTGCTGGTGCGACAGGCCAAGCGTGAGAGAGGGCTCCCGCTGCTGGATGTCGACCAGGCGGTCAACGCGGCCATCAGTTTGGTGGGAGGTGTGTACGGAGCACAGGTAGCGGCGTCCAGTGGGATGGGCAAGTTCAGGATGAACAGTCAGGATCTGCGAATTCTCGACCGCTTTCAG GTCCCAGCATCCAGCAGAAAGGACTTCTACCAGTCCAACGTTTCCTTCTGGCACAGACTCATGGGGGCCGATGCCTGCATGGATCTGGAAATCAAGAGCCCTTACACGTCTCGGACTCTCAAACCTTATATACG GAGAGACTACGAGACGAAACCGCTGAAGATtaaactgctggctgagatTCGGGCGTACCCGCACAGGAACGACCCGACCTGGGTTCCCAAACCTGACTCGCCCATAGATTACTGCTACGTACGACCCAACCACATCCCCTCTGTCAACTCCATGTGCCACGACATGTTCTGGCCTG GTGTGGACCTCTCGGAGTGTCTGCAGTACCCGGActtcagtgtggtggtgctctATAAGAAGGTGATCATCGGATTTGGCTTCATGGTGCCCGACGTCAAATATAACGAAGCCTACATCTCCTTTCTGCTGGTGCATCCTGAGTGGAGGAGGGCTGGTATCGCCACCTTTATGATTTACCATCTAATTCAG ACCTGTATGGGGAAGGACGTCACTCTTCACGTTTCCGCCAGCAACCCCGCCATGCTCCTGTACCAGAAGTTCGGCTTCAAGGCCGAGGAGTACATCCTGGACTTCTACGATAAGTACTACCCAGTGGACAGCAAAGAGTGCCGACACGCTTTCTTACTGCGGCTCCGGCGCTGA
- the dzank1 gene encoding double zinc ribbon and ankyrin repeat-containing protein 1, producing the protein MTAGSIVVPFIIPIRVPHPGKAKHEIDTNTPIEIKSDTPDVSVFYTLDGTKPEVPRRPGLRENSTLKYTEPIRLPSGKVCVRAVAVTSDGRQSAVVTKVFMVEGVPSELQDGNAEQDQSGSVCTNGAEDASTKHLDFQTGGVRHSRKGPRFLTQRLQTAPAAPPKKNTQIDADACGTLKNLNITQISRIRRETDFLRCYKCLSPRPSDPFARFCLHCGAPVLPIPTQRLPPTEGGQMILCVRCKSLVPANTSSCVVCEAPIVPQLQPQASLKLQDKLICQSCGTGNPAHITYCVTCEAMLQKADMPVFSGQRAPPVPCTESKPVSCSKCSRVNHSDARFCDWCGAKPGHAAKSLTCSQCGASSHPYANYCGTCGVFLEGPPRVPGSTAQLYPQDGAEESGQRQSASAGRAASRTGHVDAQTQTVGLFYPSSAELQKQSQQKEAELNRQGRMSDRKPLLTAISPGRGFWRKQLDHICAHLRSYTQNNSEFRALVGEPRMGRLVSAIIEEDSYEVSLRVNFILASLDRSRSSSAGQLNGSTYEKHNLSDVTESRSKLATSLTSPVSQTGAFGISAKSRKESVLKTFQPESKDSLLLKELGPDGRGQISVVQQLLDEGADPSCLDGDGRTALAAAVLNGHHDVIPVLVQKGADVDQQSGPLNNTALHEAVALGARGLQSAEILLGCNASLRKLNNRGRTPYEMAEATGCSSMISLLAPGYGSLNPRTTSGLDTFS; encoded by the exons ATGACCGCAGGCTCGATTGTGGTGCCATTCATAATTCCTATTCGGGTTCCTCATCCTGGCAAAGCCAAGCATGAAATAGACACCAACACACCCATCGAGATCAAGTCTG ACACCCCCGACGTCAGTGTCTTCTATACTCTGGACGGCACTAAACCGGAGGTGCCACGAAGGCCGGGGCTCAGAGAAAACAGCACCCTGAAATACACAGAACCCATACGCTTACCCAGCGGCAAGGTGTGCGTCAGAGCCGTGGCTGTAACCAG CGACGGTCGGCAAAGCGCTGTCGTCACCAAGGTCTTCATGGTGGAAGGTGTGCCCTCTGAACTGCAGGACGGAAACGCAGAACAG GACCAGAGCGGCTCTGTTTGCACAAATGGTGCTGAAGATGCTTCTACAAAACATTTAG ATTTTCAAACCGGGGGCGTCCGGCACTCTCGTAAAGGCCCTCGTTTTCTGACCCAGCGCCTGCAGACTGCGCCGGCGGCCCCACCCAAGAAAAACACACAG ATTGATGCTGATGCATGCGGTACCCTCAAAAACCTAAACATCACCCAGATCTCTCGCATCCGAAGAGAAACCGATTTCCTCAG GTGCTACAAGTGTCTGAGCCCTCGGCCCTCTGACCCCTTCGCCCGGTTCTGCCTGCACTGCGGGGCCCCGGTGCTTCCTATCCCTACACAGAGGCTGCCCCCTACTGAAGGAGGACAG ATGATCCTGTGTGTACGATGTAAGAGCCTGGTGCCGGCTAACACATCCTCATGTGTGGTGTGTGAAGCTCCCATAGTTCCTCAGCTCCAGCCGCAAGCAAGCCTGAAGCTGCAA GACAAATTGATCTGTCAGTCATGTGGCACAGGAAACCCAGCTCACATCACCTACTGCGTTACATGTGAGGCCATGCTACAGAAAGCAGACATG CCTGTGTTCAGTGGACAGCGCGCCCCTCCTGTGCCCTGCACAGAGAGCAAGCCGGTTTCCTGCTCCAAATGCAGCAGAGTGAACCACTCAGACGCTCGATTCTGCGACTGGTGTGGTGCTAAG CCTGGCCATGCCGCCAAATCTCTTACCTGTTCACAATGTGGAGCGAGCAGTCACCCGTACGCCAACTACTGTGGAACCTGCGGCGTGTTTCTGGAAGGTCCTCCCCGAGTGCCAGGCTCTACCGCACAGCTCTATCCACAGGATGGCGCCGAGGAGTCCGGCCAG AGACAGTCTGCGAGTGCGGGTCGAGCAGCGAGCAGGACGGGGCACGTGGACGCTCAGACGCAGACGGTCGGCCTCTTTTACCCGTCCAGTGCTGAACTGCAAAAGCAGAGCCAGCAGAAAGAAGCGGAGCTTAACAGACAGGGGCGGATGAGTGACCGAAAGCCTTTGCTGACCGCCATCAGCCCCGGGCGAG GGTTTTGGAGGAAGCAGCTGGATCACATCTGTGCTCACCTGCGCAGTTACACCCAGAACAACAGCGAGTTCAGAGCGCTGGTGGGAGAACCAAGGATGGGCAGG CTAGTATCTGCCATCATCGAAGAAGACAGCTACGAAGTCAGCCTACGCGTCAATTTCATCTTGGCGTCCCTAGACAGATCCAGG TCATCTTCAGCTGGTCAGCTGAACGGATCTACGTACGAGAAACACAACCTCAGCGATGTTACAGAAAGCAGAAGCAAGCTAGCAACCAGCCTGACCAGCCCGG tgagtCAGACTGGAGCGTTCGGGATTAGTGCCAAGAGTCGTAAGGAAAGTGTCCTAAAGACGTTTCAGCCG GAGTCCAAAGACAGCCTGCTGCTGAAGGAACTTGGACCAGACGGGCGGGGCCAAATCAGTGTTGTGCAGCAGCTATTGGATGAG GGTGCCGATCCATCATGTCTAGACGGCGATGGGCGTACAGCTCTGGCTGCTGCTGTTCTGAACGGGCACCATGACGTCATCCCTGTGCTGGTGCAGAAAGGTGCGGATGTTGACCAACAATCCGGACC GTTGAATAACACCGCCCTGCATGAAGCCGTGGCTCTGGGGGCCCGGGGCTTGCAGAGTGCAGAAATCCTGCTTGG ATGCAATGCGAGCTTGAGGAAGCTAAACAATCGAGGTCGGACGCCGTACGAAATGGCAGAGGCTACAGGATGCAGCTCCATGATCTCCCTACTTGCACCCGGATACGGCTCGCTGAACCCCCGGACCACCTCTGGACTAGACACGTTTTCCTAG
- the polr3f gene encoding DNA-directed RNA polymerase III subunit RPC6 encodes MADIKVKKESTDPVDIENRIKELCQQFPQGITDQVIQNDLPHVEAKQRAMAINRLLSVGQLDLLRNNNGLLYRLKDTQSTSKMKGSDNQEKLVYQIIEDAGNKGIWSRDIRFKSNLPLTEINKILKNLESKKLIKAVKSVAASKKKVYMLYNLQPDRSVTGGAWYSDQDFESEFVEVLNQQCFKFLQSKAEAARDSKQSPMVQRNSSFATSHEVWKYICELGISKVDLSMEDIETILNTLIYDGKVEMTIIAAKEGTVGCVDGQMKLYRGVNSIIQPTGLVKTPCGLCPVFDDCHEGGEISPSTCVYMTEWLDF; translated from the exons atggcAGATATTAAGGTTAAAAAGGAGTCCACAGATCCAGTGGATATCGAAAATAG GATAAAGGAGCTCTGCCAACAGTTTCCACAAGGAATCACAGACCAGGTCATCCAGAATGACCTACCACACGTGGAGGCGAAGCAAAGGGCCATGGCCATCAACCGACTGCTCTCAGTG GGTCAACTGGATCTTCTCAGAAACAACAACGGATTGTTATACAGGCTGAAGGACACTCAGTCTACAAG TAAAATGAAGGGTTCAGACAACCAGGAGAAGCTTGTTTACCAGATTATTGAGGACGCTGGAAATAAAG GTATCTGGAGCAGAGACATCCGCTTCAAGAGCAACCTTCCTCTAACAGAGATCAATAAAATCCTAAAGAACCTCGAGAGCAAAAAGCTGATCAAAGCCGTGAAATCTGTGGCC GCCTCTAAAAAGAAAGTGTACATGCTGTATAACCTGCAGCCGGACCGCTCGGTTACTGGAGGAGCGTGGTACAGCGATCAGGACTTTGAGTCTGAGTTTGTAGAGGTTCTCAACCAGCAGTGCTTTAAATTTCTTCAAAGCAAG GCGGAGGCAGCGAGGGACAGTAAGCAGAGTCCTAtggtgcagagaaacagttccTTTGCAACCTCCCATGAAGTGTGGAAGTACATCTGTGAGCTCGGCATTAGCAAG gtGGATCTGTCCATGGAGGACATCGAGACCATCctgaacacactgatctacGATGGAAAGGTGGAAATGACCATCATCGCGGctaaggagggaacagtggggTGTGTGGACGGCCAAATGAAGTTGTACAGGGGCGTGAATTCCATCATCCAACCCACAGGCCTGGTCAAAACACCCTGTGGACTCTGTCCT GTGTTTGACGACTGCCACGAAGGAGGAGAAATCTCCCCCTCCACCTGTGTGTACATGACAGAGTGGCTGGACTTTTGA